Proteins from a single region of Vulgatibacter sp.:
- a CDS encoding LEA type 2 family protein — MSLLRSLALLLVPLALVSLGSGCTTLRALSGDITKPDFTFKRVKLQGMSFDSVTLGLVYEIDNPYEIPIELAQVSYQLAVEGNRVFSGSPNEGVKIPARRSKEITFPAQIRFAEIFPAAKSIFTQDRLDYRASGKVGIDTPVGMLAFPLSKSGTFDRPDLPKVRIADIRAPRITASGAELRVALDVTNTNPFPMPLESVQYGLALAGSKVGGGSVRGADVAAGKTKRLELPVRVSLSGAGRSLQNLLAGKATEVELDGKFDFGGISGPLDVARKMTLGD, encoded by the coding sequence ATGTCCCTGCTCAGAAGCCTCGCCCTGCTCCTCGTTCCCCTCGCGCTCGTCTCCCTGGGCTCGGGCTGCACCACCCTGCGCGCCTTGAGCGGCGACATCACCAAGCCGGATTTCACCTTCAAGCGGGTGAAGCTGCAGGGGATGAGCTTCGACTCGGTGACCCTCGGCCTCGTCTACGAGATCGACAATCCCTACGAGATCCCGATCGAGCTGGCGCAGGTGAGCTACCAGCTCGCGGTGGAGGGGAACCGCGTCTTCAGCGGCTCGCCGAACGAGGGGGTGAAGATCCCGGCCAGGCGCAGCAAGGAGATCACCTTCCCGGCGCAGATCCGCTTCGCCGAGATCTTCCCAGCGGCGAAGTCGATCTTCACGCAGGACCGCCTCGACTACCGCGCCAGCGGCAAGGTCGGCATCGACACGCCGGTGGGGATGCTCGCCTTTCCGCTCTCGAAGAGCGGCACCTTCGACAGGCCCGATCTTCCGAAGGTGCGCATCGCCGACATCCGCGCGCCGCGGATCACGGCGAGCGGCGCCGAGCTGCGGGTGGCCCTCGACGTCACCAACACCAACCCGTTCCCGATGCCGCTCGAGTCGGTGCAGTACGGCCTCGCCCTCGCCGGCTCGAAGGTGGGCGGCGGCAGCGTGCGCGGCGCCGACGTGGCGGCGGGCAAGACGAAGCGGCTCGAGTTGCCGGTGCGGGTGAGCCTCTCCGGCGCGGGCAGGAGCCTGCAGAACCTGCTCGCAGGCAAGGCCACCGAGGTGGAGCTCGACGGGAAGTTCGACTTCGGCGGGATCTCCGGGCCCCTCGACGTGGCGCGGAAGATGACGCTCGGAGATTAG
- a CDS encoding sigma-54-dependent transcriptional regulator: protein MATVLIIDDNEAMREGMAITVARMGHDVTAAAGGAEGLAVARRKRFDFVVTDLKMDGTDGLEVVRQLRAEDPDAVVLVVTAFGTVETAVEAMKQGAFDFIQKPFPPDVLRAKVDKALEVAASRREVARLREHNRAMAEDATPRFDLQAMVGQSQAMQTIFSAVRKVAATDTTVLVLGESGTGKELIARALHDLSPRRDGPFVTVNCAALAEGVLESELFGHEKGAFTGAIRRKLGRFELADDGTIFLDEIGEISMNVQTKLLRVLQEREIQRVGGDDTVRVDVRVISATNKDLAQLVKEGRFREDLYYRLHIVPITLPPLRERPEDIPLLAEHFVRKHAPRINRRVKAIGVEARKAMVRYRWPGNVRELENAVEQALVFCEAEEIGVTDLPQVLGTPRNDAVLSLPTGELSLTEVLEDLERQLIARAYEKARGVKTETARLLGIKTSALYYKLEKYGFIQKGEQPDA from the coding sequence GTGGCGACCGTGCTGATCATCGACGACAACGAAGCGATGCGCGAGGGGATGGCGATCACCGTGGCGCGGATGGGTCACGACGTGACCGCCGCAGCAGGCGGCGCCGAAGGCCTCGCGGTGGCGCGGCGCAAGCGCTTCGACTTCGTGGTCACCGACCTGAAGATGGACGGCACCGACGGCCTCGAGGTGGTGCGGCAGCTCCGCGCCGAGGATCCGGACGCGGTGGTGCTGGTGGTCACCGCCTTCGGCACGGTGGAGACCGCCGTCGAGGCGATGAAGCAGGGCGCCTTCGACTTCATCCAGAAGCCCTTTCCCCCCGACGTCCTCCGGGCCAAGGTCGACAAGGCGCTGGAGGTGGCGGCCTCCCGCCGCGAGGTGGCGCGGCTGCGCGAGCACAACCGGGCGATGGCAGAGGACGCCACCCCGCGCTTCGACCTGCAGGCGATGGTGGGCCAGTCGCAGGCGATGCAGACGATCTTCTCGGCGGTGCGCAAGGTCGCAGCCACCGACACCACCGTGCTCGTCCTCGGCGAGAGCGGCACCGGCAAGGAGCTGATCGCCAGGGCGCTGCACGATCTCTCGCCCAGACGCGACGGCCCCTTCGTCACCGTCAACTGCGCGGCGCTCGCGGAGGGCGTGCTCGAGAGCGAGCTCTTCGGCCACGAGAAGGGCGCCTTCACCGGCGCGATCCGACGCAAGCTCGGCCGCTTCGAGCTGGCCGACGACGGCACCATCTTCCTCGACGAGATCGGCGAGATCTCGATGAACGTGCAGACCAAGCTGCTGCGCGTCCTCCAGGAGCGCGAGATCCAGCGGGTCGGTGGCGACGACACGGTGCGGGTCGACGTGCGGGTGATCTCGGCGACCAACAAGGATCTCGCCCAGCTGGTGAAGGAGGGCCGCTTCCGCGAGGACCTCTACTACCGGCTCCACATCGTGCCGATCACGCTGCCGCCGCTGCGCGAGCGCCCCGAGGACATCCCGCTCCTCGCCGAGCATTTCGTCCGCAAGCACGCGCCGCGGATCAACCGCAGGGTGAAGGCGATCGGCGTCGAGGCCCGCAAGGCGATGGTCCGCTACCGCTGGCCCGGCAACGTCCGCGAGCTGGAGAACGCGGTGGAGCAGGCGCTGGTCTTCTGCGAGGCGGAGGAGATCGGCGTCACCGACCTGCCCCAGGTGCTGGGGACGCCGCGCAACGACGCGGTCCTCAGCCTGCCCACCGGCGAGCTCTCCCTCACCGAGGTCCTCGAGGATCTGGAGCGGCAGCTCATCGCCAGGGCCTACGAGAAGGCCCGCGGGGTGAAGACCGAGACCGCCAGGCTCCTCGGGATCAAGACCTCGGCGCTCTACTACAAGCTGGAGAAATACGGCTTCATCCAGAAGGGTGAGCAGCCGGACGCCTGA
- a CDS encoding metal-dependent hydrolase — MDNLSHTLVGIHLARLPAFRSIGPRLAFWTGVAASNAPDVDGVLRFWSERAYIFEHRGITHSLLAALLIAPLVAAIAGLVARRPLHRDFLPLLGLSLAGVAVHLFFDLITSWGTMLLLPFSHARLALPWVFVLDVVVWAILGIPLLRTAWRRRRGGIPDSIVRRSSVATLSVLSLYIALCALGHERARRVALAQLPDGAEPEEVLAFPVPPGPLLWTTAVRDANQVWHRGFASVLTGGVTHAGQVATGLDDPRVQVALETELGSTYRWFAAALYRASATELAADGSYEVTLADLRFSGPFREEVPFQLWMEIGPDFRVRAYEFRTGRLSAEEAAAAPSPIAGDEGGAW, encoded by the coding sequence TTGGACAACCTCTCCCACACCCTCGTCGGCATCCACCTCGCCCGCCTGCCCGCCTTCCGGTCGATCGGGCCGCGTCTCGCCTTCTGGACCGGCGTGGCTGCCTCCAACGCCCCGGACGTCGACGGCGTCCTGCGCTTCTGGAGCGAGCGGGCCTACATCTTCGAGCACCGCGGGATCACCCACTCGCTCCTGGCGGCGCTGCTCATCGCCCCGCTGGTGGCGGCGATCGCGGGCCTCGTCGCCAGGCGGCCCCTCCACCGGGACTTCCTGCCGCTCCTCGGGCTCTCGCTGGCAGGGGTGGCCGTCCACCTCTTCTTCGACCTGATCACCAGCTGGGGCACGATGCTGCTCCTGCCCTTCTCCCACGCCCGCCTCGCCCTCCCCTGGGTCTTCGTCCTCGACGTGGTGGTCTGGGCGATCCTCGGCATCCCCCTGCTGCGCACCGCCTGGCGGAGGCGCCGCGGCGGCATCCCCGATTCGATCGTCCGCCGCAGCAGCGTCGCCACGCTCTCCGTCCTCTCGCTCTACATCGCGCTCTGCGCCCTCGGACACGAGCGGGCCCGGCGGGTGGCGCTGGCGCAGCTGCCCGACGGGGCCGAGCCGGAGGAGGTCCTCGCCTTCCCCGTTCCGCCAGGGCCTTTGCTCTGGACCACCGCGGTCCGGGATGCGAACCAGGTCTGGCACCGGGGCTTCGCCTCGGTTCTCACCGGCGGTGTCACGCACGCCGGGCAGGTGGCCACCGGCCTCGACGATCCGCGGGTGCAGGTCGCCCTCGAGACCGAGCTCGGCTCGACCTACCGCTGGTTCGCCGCGGCGCTCTACCGCGCCTCCGCGACGGAGCTGGCGGCGGACGGTTCCTACGAGGTGACCCTGGCCGATCTCCGCTTCAGCGGCCCCTTCCGCGAGGAGGTGCCCTTCCAGCTCTGGATGGAGATCGGCCCCGACTTCCGGGTCCGCGCCTACGAGTTCCGCACCGGCCGCCTCTCGGCGGAGGAAGCGGCGGCGGCGCCGTCTCCGATCGCCGGCGACGAAGGGGGTGCATGGTGA
- a CDS encoding aminotransferase class V-fold PLP-dependent enzyme — translation MHKWACAGYGAGMLWVRRALVERHRFPFAGWLSVEHPERMENRRLELRHTAQAAEVGIFAFDVPLRLGAALRLLESVGFDAIHRRIVELTDRLRAGLASLGITPLTPDDPAIRSGITSFPVADPEDFVAALAERQVIASPRRGAVRVALHACNDEADVDAALEAIRQVARAADWRWPRRPRPPVAGG, via the coding sequence GTGCACAAATGGGCCTGCGCCGGCTACGGCGCCGGGATGCTCTGGGTCCGCCGCGCGCTCGTCGAGCGCCACCGCTTCCCCTTCGCCGGCTGGCTCAGCGTCGAGCACCCGGAGCGGATGGAGAACCGGCGCCTCGAGCTGCGCCACACCGCGCAGGCGGCGGAGGTGGGCATCTTCGCGTTCGACGTGCCGCTGCGCCTCGGCGCCGCGCTGCGCCTCCTCGAGAGCGTCGGCTTCGACGCGATCCACCGGCGCATCGTAGAGCTCACCGATCGTCTCCGCGCGGGGCTCGCGTCCCTGGGGATCACCCCGCTCACCCCGGACGATCCGGCGATCCGCTCCGGGATCACGTCCTTCCCTGTCGCCGATCCGGAGGACTTCGTCGCGGCCCTGGCCGAGCGACAGGTGATCGCCAGCCCGCGCCGCGGCGCGGTGCGGGTCGCGCTCCACGCCTGCAACGACGAGGCGGACGTCGACGCGGCGCTCGAGGCGATCAGGCAGGTGGCTCGAGCGGCAGACTGGCGATGGCCACGGCGCCCCCGCCCTCCCGTGGCCGGAGGGTGA
- a CDS encoding ATP-binding protein produces the protein MRGGGQNEEKASGAAARRRGPPLVLASLLGLVGFLINLFPVEILSGVHAIFGSLPVIAAGVLFGPAGGALAGTIAGPYTQLLWGHPWGWLLLIGLGALTGSLSRSHLPVPATALGWIVAGPAMFAGMVLLAPGYPTGTAATVVAKSVLEWMLGALIVQVALLGPFVRRLVLSWLPPPLAEVRTKAALLSIFALGGALPLLVLGYLGSRLLYQSQVEGLDRQLFAEVTQLRVGIRASFAETMGKVAGAATAVDAGSGSRDPLDRVVAGLDAATVATLEDGSGRMVGVSATGDEEAALRLIRAGRALFPGRLAGPALGQLEGAVGALVVAAPVPRGGRLLVEMDPRRFLRPVERFVPAPLEVLVLDRHGMPIVGTLPARDAVAAARDATPGEVTTFLPTPGSVRTLRPQSTVRLVVAEFEPLRWRIVVLARQAVLQTEIEKGGLALLLGALVALGVGALAAVALSRTVIRPVEAVSEAATRIAAGERSARAGPAAGTATREVRQLGARFDEMAAALAQQLEETERASRVKDEFLTIASHELKTPITTLKAQLQLLQRQMAASGADTERFRVLVRQVDRLSRLVAQVLDASRLSSGRLDLELSRFDLAELVGRVGAEVVAASPLHELLLEAEPAVGCWDEVRVEQVFQNLIGNACKYSPHGGPVEIRVSAVDGWAVVEVADRGIGISADEANALFGRFVRGSAGSANEIAGLGVGLFVSAEIVRCHGGSITLRPREGGGAVAIASLPLEPPA, from the coding sequence GTGCGCGGGGGCGGCCAGAACGAGGAGAAGGCATCCGGCGCCGCGGCGAGGCGGCGCGGGCCCCCGCTCGTCCTCGCCTCGCTCCTCGGTCTGGTCGGCTTCCTCATCAATCTCTTCCCGGTCGAGATCCTCTCCGGCGTCCACGCGATCTTCGGCTCCCTGCCGGTGATCGCCGCCGGGGTCCTCTTCGGACCCGCCGGCGGTGCCCTCGCCGGCACGATCGCAGGTCCCTACACCCAGCTCCTCTGGGGGCATCCCTGGGGCTGGCTGCTGCTCATCGGACTCGGCGCCCTCACCGGCAGCCTCTCCCGCAGCCACCTGCCGGTCCCCGCCACCGCCCTCGGCTGGATCGTCGCCGGCCCGGCGATGTTCGCGGGGATGGTCCTCCTCGCGCCCGGCTACCCCACGGGCACCGCTGCCACCGTGGTCGCCAAGAGCGTGCTCGAATGGATGCTCGGGGCGCTGATCGTCCAGGTCGCGCTGCTGGGCCCGTTCGTCCGCCGCCTCGTGCTGTCGTGGCTGCCGCCGCCCCTCGCCGAGGTCCGGACCAAGGCCGCGCTCCTCTCGATCTTCGCGCTGGGCGGGGCGCTGCCGCTGCTCGTCCTCGGCTATCTCGGCTCCCGGCTGCTCTACCAGAGCCAGGTCGAGGGGCTCGATCGCCAGCTCTTTGCCGAGGTCACCCAGCTCCGCGTCGGCATCCGCGCTTCGTTTGCGGAGACGATGGGCAAGGTCGCCGGGGCGGCCACCGCGGTGGACGCCGGAAGCGGGAGCCGCGACCCGCTCGACCGGGTGGTTGCGGGACTCGACGCGGCCACCGTGGCCACCCTCGAGGACGGCAGCGGGCGGATGGTCGGCGTCTCGGCCACCGGTGACGAGGAAGCGGCGTTGCGCCTGATCCGGGCGGGACGCGCGCTCTTCCCCGGGCGCCTCGCCGGCCCTGCGCTCGGACAGCTGGAAGGAGCGGTCGGAGCCCTCGTCGTGGCGGCACCCGTGCCCCGCGGCGGCAGGCTGCTGGTGGAGATGGATCCGCGCCGCTTCCTCCGACCCGTGGAGCGCTTCGTGCCGGCGCCCCTCGAGGTCTTGGTGCTCGATCGGCACGGCATGCCGATCGTGGGAACCCTGCCTGCCCGGGATGCGGTGGCAGCGGCGCGCGATGCGACGCCGGGCGAGGTGACGACCTTCCTGCCCACGCCGGGATCGGTCCGCACGCTGCGCCCCCAATCGACGGTGCGCCTCGTGGTGGCGGAGTTCGAGCCGCTGCGCTGGCGGATCGTGGTCCTCGCCAGGCAGGCCGTTCTCCAGACCGAGATCGAGAAGGGTGGTCTCGCGCTCCTCCTGGGGGCGCTGGTCGCCCTCGGCGTCGGCGCCCTCGCAGCGGTGGCCCTGAGCCGCACCGTGATCCGGCCGGTGGAGGCGGTCTCCGAAGCCGCGACGCGGATCGCCGCAGGCGAGCGCTCCGCCCGCGCCGGGCCCGCGGCAGGGACGGCAACCAGGGAGGTGCGGCAGCTCGGCGCGCGCTTCGACGAGATGGCGGCGGCCCTGGCGCAGCAGCTCGAGGAGACGGAGCGCGCGAGCCGGGTCAAGGACGAGTTCCTCACCATCGCCTCCCACGAGCTGAAGACGCCGATCACCACGCTCAAGGCGCAGCTCCAGCTCCTCCAGCGGCAAATGGCCGCAAGCGGCGCGGACACCGAGCGGTTCCGGGTGCTGGTGCGCCAGGTGGATCGCTTGAGCCGCCTCGTCGCACAGGTCCTCGACGCCTCGCGCCTCTCCAGCGGCAGGCTCGATCTGGAGCTCTCCCGCTTCGACCTCGCCGAGCTCGTCGGGCGGGTGGGCGCGGAGGTGGTCGCCGCCTCCCCGCTCCACGAACTCCTCCTCGAGGCCGAGCCCGCCGTCGGCTGCTGGGACGAGGTCCGCGTCGAGCAGGTCTTCCAGAACCTCATCGGCAACGCATGCAAATACAGCCCGCACGGCGGGCCGGTGGAGATTCGTGTTTCCGCCGTGGACGGCTGGGCGGTGGTGGAGGTGGCGGACCGGGGGATCGGCATCTCCGCCGACGAGGCGAACGCGCTCTTCGGCCGCTTCGTCCGCGGCTCAGCCGGCAGCGCCAACGAGATCGCGGGGCTGGGGGTGGGGCTCTTCGTCTCCGCCGAGATCGTGCGGTGCCATGGCGGCTCCATCACCCTCCGGCCACGGGAGGGCGGGGGCGCCGTGGCCATCGCCAGTCTGCCGCTCGAGCCACCTGCCTGA
- a CDS encoding cytochrome-c peroxidase, with product MQKTLLVATAALALVAGCKSEPAAEKPAPAEAKAPVAAPAVEIDAARLQLFAPLPEVITTAETKLTEERISLGRMLYYETRLSKNHDLSCNSCHDLANFGVDGKKFSEGHKGQLGGRNSPTVYNAAGRHVQFWDGRAAHVEEQATGPIMNPVEMAMPDEKRVVATLRSIPTYVEAFQKAFPEEKDPISLQNVGVAIGAFERKLVTPSRWDRFLGGEKDAITDAEKAGFDKFVDGGCVTCHMGAYVGGTMFQKLGLVKPWPNQADQGRFEVTKNEADKMMFSVPSLRNVAKTGPYFHDASAESLEQAISMMAEYQVGRQLPVEDVKSIATWLQTLTGSIPAEYIVKPELPASTDKTPKPEAI from the coding sequence ATGCAGAAGACCCTTCTCGTCGCGACGGCGGCCCTCGCCCTCGTCGCGGGCTGTAAGAGCGAGCCGGCGGCGGAGAAGCCGGCGCCCGCCGAGGCCAAGGCCCCCGTCGCGGCACCCGCCGTCGAGATCGACGCAGCCCGGCTGCAGCTCTTCGCGCCGCTGCCGGAGGTGATCACCACCGCCGAGACGAAGCTCACCGAGGAGCGGATCAGCCTGGGCCGGATGCTCTATTACGAGACCCGCCTCTCGAAGAACCACGACCTCTCCTGCAACAGCTGCCACGACCTCGCCAACTTCGGCGTCGACGGCAAGAAGTTCTCCGAGGGCCACAAGGGCCAGCTCGGCGGGCGCAACTCGCCGACGGTCTACAACGCCGCCGGCCGCCACGTGCAGTTCTGGGACGGCCGCGCCGCCCACGTCGAGGAGCAGGCCACCGGTCCGATCATGAACCCGGTGGAGATGGCGATGCCCGACGAGAAGCGCGTGGTCGCGACCCTGCGCTCGATCCCCACCTACGTCGAGGCGTTCCAGAAGGCCTTCCCCGAGGAGAAGGATCCGATCTCGCTGCAGAATGTGGGCGTGGCGATCGGCGCCTTCGAGCGCAAGCTCGTCACCCCTTCGCGCTGGGATCGCTTCCTCGGCGGCGAGAAGGACGCCATCACCGACGCGGAGAAGGCGGGCTTCGACAAATTCGTCGATGGTGGGTGCGTCACCTGCCACATGGGCGCCTATGTGGGCGGCACCATGTTCCAGAAGCTCGGCCTCGTGAAGCCCTGGCCGAACCAGGCCGATCAGGGCCGCTTCGAGGTGACGAAGAACGAGGCGGACAAGATGATGTTCTCGGTGCCCTCGCTCCGGAACGTCGCCAAGACCGGCCCCTACTTCCACGACGCTTCGGCGGAGAGCCTCGAGCAGGCGATCTCGATGATGGCCGAGTACCAGGTCGGCAGGCAGCTCCCGGTGGAGGACGTGAAGTCGATCGCCACCTGGCTGCAGACGCTGACCGGCTCCATCCCCGCCGAGTACATCGTCAAGCCCGAGCTGCCCGCTTCGACGGACAAGACCCCGAAACCCGAAGCGATCTGA
- a CDS encoding EcsC family protein has translation MRLPFLPDLDEWLLQQVARSRLRIAELERAHPGLDRPQLAQRLIDEKKQVATGGGAVVGMFGLAAIPADLALVAWLQVQLAIELAVLHGVNLKARTGRAELLDVLGFRETDLASVLRAVPLVTGRVSAAFFRRLGWRTVGRAVPVLAAPITAFVNGRDIQRIGDEAMRRFGTFRRVPPARR, from the coding sequence ATGCGCCTGCCCTTCCTCCCGGATCTGGACGAGTGGCTGCTGCAGCAGGTGGCCCGCTCGCGGCTGCGCATCGCCGAGCTCGAGCGCGCCCACCCGGGCCTCGACAGGCCGCAGCTTGCGCAGCGGCTCATCGACGAGAAGAAGCAGGTCGCCACCGGCGGCGGCGCGGTGGTGGGGATGTTCGGCCTCGCCGCCATCCCCGCCGATCTCGCGCTGGTGGCGTGGCTGCAGGTGCAGCTCGCCATCGAATTGGCGGTGCTCCACGGCGTGAACCTCAAGGCGCGGACCGGCAGGGCCGAGCTCCTCGACGTGCTCGGCTTCCGGGAGACCGATCTCGCCTCGGTGCTCCGCGCGGTTCCGCTCGTCACCGGGCGGGTCTCCGCCGCCTTCTTCCGGCGGCTCGGCTGGCGCACCGTGGGCCGCGCGGTGCCGGTGCTCGCCGCGCCGATCACCGCCTTCGTCAACGGCCGCGACATCCAGCGGATCGGCGACGAGGCGATGCGCCGCTTCGGCACCTTCCGCCGGGTGCCGCCTGCACGCCGCTGA
- a CDS encoding sensor histidine kinase, with amino-acid sequence MLRTIGARLAAAYLLPSLLGLAALGYYVDALARRALEEELGRKVTAVAAAAAATMPADRIAFLRPGDEQTRTYRNVHERLEELRAATGVRRLLLFAPDERALVDAGGDAPIGAPLPELARDRFELTGVLAGEAQASQLLFEEGGALFKAGYAPVREGDRVVAAVLAEGSAASFAVLREFRASLLGLGLVAAIGVVAVAFLFSRTLVSPIRRLAAAARRIGGGDLATPVPHAATEELGSLAATLEEMREELLARDRQLQMMLAGIAHEVRNPLGGMELYSGLLLEELAGDAEKARQVQRIRREIEHLGRLVNEFLDYARERPLATEEVAAAALLEEAAALSAPEASTRGVTLEVQAAGASVHCDPAQVKRALLNLARNAVQASPPGSKVELRALPAGDRVRLEVVDRGAGVPAGSEARIFEPFFTTREKGTGLGLAFVRRIAEEHGGAVRHEPTPGGGATFVLELPAAASTAVRAHG; translated from the coding sequence ATGCTGCGCACCATCGGCGCCCGCCTCGCCGCCGCCTACCTCCTCCCCTCCCTCCTCGGCCTCGCCGCGCTGGGCTATTACGTGGACGCCCTCGCCAGGCGGGCCCTCGAGGAGGAGCTCGGCCGCAAGGTGACCGCGGTGGCTGCAGCGGCCGCGGCGACGATGCCCGCCGACAGGATCGCCTTCCTCCGGCCCGGTGACGAGCAGACCCGCACCTACCGCAACGTGCACGAGCGCCTCGAGGAGCTCCGCGCTGCGACCGGCGTGCGGCGCCTGCTCCTCTTCGCGCCGGACGAGCGGGCCCTCGTGGACGCCGGGGGCGACGCGCCGATCGGCGCCCCGCTGCCGGAGCTCGCCCGGGATCGCTTCGAGCTCACCGGCGTCCTCGCCGGCGAGGCGCAGGCCTCGCAGCTCCTCTTCGAGGAGGGCGGCGCGCTCTTCAAGGCGGGCTACGCGCCGGTGCGCGAGGGTGACCGGGTGGTGGCGGCGGTGCTCGCGGAAGGCTCGGCTGCCTCCTTCGCCGTGCTCCGGGAGTTCCGCGCCTCGCTCCTCGGCCTCGGCCTCGTCGCCGCCATCGGCGTGGTGGCGGTGGCCTTCCTCTTCTCGCGCACGCTGGTTTCGCCGATCCGCAGGCTCGCTGCAGCGGCCCGCCGCATCGGCGGCGGCGACCTCGCCACCCCGGTGCCGCACGCGGCCACCGAGGAGCTGGGGAGCCTCGCGGCGACGCTGGAGGAGATGCGCGAGGAGCTCCTCGCCCGCGATCGGCAGCTGCAGATGATGCTCGCGGGGATCGCCCACGAGGTCCGCAATCCCCTGGGCGGCATGGAGCTCTACAGCGGGCTCCTCCTCGAGGAGCTCGCAGGCGACGCCGAGAAGGCCCGGCAGGTGCAGCGGATCCGCCGGGAGATCGAGCACCTGGGGCGGTTGGTCAACGAATTCCTCGACTATGCGAGGGAGCGCCCCCTCGCCACCGAGGAGGTCGCCGCAGCGGCGCTCCTCGAGGAGGCGGCGGCGCTCTCCGCGCCGGAGGCGAGCACCAGGGGTGTGACACTCGAGGTGCAAGCTGCCGGGGCCTCGGTCCACTGCGACCCGGCACAGGTGAAGCGGGCGCTCCTCAACCTGGCCCGCAACGCGGTGCAGGCCTCGCCCCCGGGCAGCAAGGTGGAGCTCCGCGCCCTGCCTGCAGGGGATCGGGTCCGACTCGAGGTGGTCGACCGCGGCGCCGGCGTCCCCGCCGGCAGCGAGGCGCGGATCTTCGAGCCCTTCTTCACCACCCGGGAGAAGGGCACGGGGCTGGGGCTCGCCTTCGTGCGGCGGATCGCCGAGGAGCACGGCGGCGCCGTGCGCCACGAGCCGACGCCCGGTGGCGGCGCCACCTTCGTGCTCGAGTTGCCGGCGGCGGCTTCCACTGCGGTGCGCGCCCATGGATGA
- a CDS encoding rod shape-determining protein, whose translation MFDWLYRLFSRDLAIDLGTANTLIYIRGMGIVSNEPSVVAVQQDARGGKKVLAVGKEAKEMLGRTPGNIVAIRPMKDGVIADFEITAAMLRYFIQTAHNRKALVRPRIVIGIPSGITEVERRAVREAAESAGAREVYLIEQPMAAAIGAGLPITEPSGNMIVDIGGGTSDVAVISLAGIVYSKSVRVGGDKMDEGIIQHIKRKYNLLIGERTAELIKMGIGTAYPTDEVLTMDIKGRDLVAGVPRTLTVSSDEIRDALSEPINAIVEAVKVTLERTPPELAGDIADRGIVLAGGGALLKNLDTLLREETGLPVFLAEDPLSSVVIGAGKALEELDILRQVCANA comes from the coding sequence ATGTTCGACTGGCTCTACCGTCTGTTTTCGCGCGATCTCGCGATCGACCTCGGCACCGCCAACACCCTCATCTACATCCGTGGCATGGGCATCGTCTCGAACGAGCCCTCCGTCGTCGCCGTCCAGCAGGACGCGCGGGGCGGCAAGAAGGTGCTCGCGGTTGGCAAGGAGGCGAAGGAGATGCTGGGGCGCACCCCCGGCAACATCGTCGCCATCCGGCCGATGAAGGACGGCGTGATCGCCGACTTCGAGATCACCGCGGCGATGCTCCGCTACTTCATCCAGACCGCGCACAACCGCAAGGCGCTCGTGCGTCCGCGGATCGTCATCGGCATCCCGTCGGGGATCACCGAGGTCGAGCGGCGCGCGGTGCGCGAGGCGGCGGAGAGCGCGGGCGCCCGCGAGGTCTACCTGATCGAACAGCCGATGGCGGCGGCGATCGGTGCGGGCCTGCCCATCACCGAGCCGTCGGGCAACATGATCGTCGACATCGGTGGCGGCACCTCGGATGTCGCGGTGATCTCCCTCGCCGGGATCGTCTATTCGAAGTCGGTCCGCGTCGGCGGCGACAAGATGGACGAGGGGATCATCCAGCACATCAAGCGCAAGTACAATCTGCTCATCGGCGAGCGCACCGCCGAGCTGATCAAGATGGGCATCGGCACCGCGTACCCGACCGACGAGGTGCTCACCATGGACATCAAGGGCCGCGATCTCGTGGCCGGTGTCCCGCGCACGCTCACCGTGTCGAGCGACGAGATCCGCGACGCCTTGAGCGAGCCGATCAACGCCATCGTCGAGGCGGTGAAGGTCACCCTGGAGCGCACGCCCCCCGAGCTCGCCGGCGACATCGCCGATCGCGGCATCGTGCTCGCCGGCGGTGGCGCGCTCCTCAAGAACCTCGACACGCTCCTCCGGGAGGAGACCGGCCTGCCGGTCTTCCTCGCCGAGGATCCGCTCTCGTCGGTGGTGATCGGGGCCGGCAAGGCGCTGGAGGAGCTCGACATCCTGCGCCAGGTCTGCGCGAACGCTTGA
- a CDS encoding 4a-hydroxytetrahydrobiopterin dehydratase, which yields MDLVHKRCLPCEGGVPALDAAAIERLLCQVPGWAVAEGKLQRTFFFANFVEAMAFLNRVAELAEREGHHPDFSVHYRRVEMQIWTHAVGGLTENDFILAAHIEPLVAA from the coding sequence GTGGATCTCGTGCACAAGCGTTGCCTGCCCTGCGAGGGAGGCGTTCCCGCCCTCGACGCCGCGGCGATCGAGCGGCTGCTGTGCCAGGTTCCCGGTTGGGCCGTGGCAGAGGGCAAGCTGCAGCGGACCTTCTTCTTCGCCAACTTCGTGGAGGCGATGGCCTTCTTGAACCGGGTGGCGGAGCTCGCCGAGCGGGAGGGGCACCACCCGGACTTCTCGGTCCACTACCGGCGGGTCGAGATGCAGATCTGGACCCACGCGGTCGGTGGCCTCACCGAGAACGACTTCATCCTCGCCGCGCACATCGAGCCCTTGGTAGCCGCGTAG